Genomic segment of Pongo pygmaeus isolate AG05252 chromosome 1, NHGRI_mPonPyg2-v2.0_pri, whole genome shotgun sequence:
AGGGAGACACACAGAAGTGGTTGGATCTGAGCAATGGGTCTGGCTGATAGATCAGCTGTGGGAgggtgagaaaaagagaggaatcaAGGATGTTCTCTACGTTTTCGGACAGCGCTGATGGTCCTATTACTGAAGGAGGAGCGATTGGGAGCAAAAGGTATAGAAATCAAGAATTCCATCATGGACATGTTAAATTCAAAGTTCCTAGTGGACATCTGTTATGGGTTGACTTGTGTCTCCCCCAAAAAAGTCCTAATTCCCAATACCTGtcaatgtgatcttatttggaaatagggtctttgcacaTGTAATAAGATAAGGTCATGAGGGTGGCCCAAATCCAATATAACTATCATCTTTATAAAAAGAGATCGGCccggtgtggtagctcatgcctgtaatcccagcactttgggaggccgaggggggcagatcacctgaggtcaggagtttgagaccagcctggccaacatggagaaaccccatctctactaaaaataccaaaaaattagctgggggtagtggtgggtacctgtaatcccagctactcaggaggctgagacaggagaatcacttgaacccaggaggcagaggttgcagtgagctgagatggagccattgcactccagcctgggcaacaaccgcgaaactctgtctcaaaaaaaaaaaaaaagagagagagagagatcaattggttgggcacagtggctcatgcctgtaatcccagatacttgggaggctgaggcaagagaattgcttaaacctgggaggcagaggttgcagtgagccgagatcacaccattgcattccagcctgagtaacaaaagtgaaactttgtctcaaaaaaaaaataaaaaaaaaaagagatcaagtTCAGCaaaaacacacagagaagaaCAGCATATGAAGAcatagacacagagagaagatggtCTCACAGTGAGGAAGatggcagagactggagtgatgctgcTACAAGCCTAGGAACGCCTGGggctagaaaaggcaaggaaggatcctcccctagaggaGTCAgcctggccctgccaacaccttcattttgaacttctagcctctagaactgtaagacaaCGCATTTCTGCCAttttaagccacacagtttgCAGTACTTTGTTAAAGCAGCTCTAGGAAGCTAATACAACAGCTGAGTGAAGAGGTCAAATGAGCATTTGGATATGCAAGCCTGGAGCTTAGGAGAGAGCTTGGTTTCTAAAGCCATAGGAATAAAATTGCCTAGAGAGTGGGTTTGGGAGAATTGAGAGGAGAAAAGAGTCCAGGGAGAGACAGAGGTATGGCCAGTGAGGCAGGGGTACCGGGTAGTGTCTCAAGGGAAGAGTTGGAAGCAGGAGAGCGCAGTCAATTATGTCACACACTTATGACGATGGGTGAAATTGAACTGGCTTCAGCCTTTGGATTTTGCAAGATGGAGACTGTCGATGATTTTGACAAGAGAAGTGTCAGCAGGGTGGTGAAGACAGAAGTCAAACTGGAGTGAGCTGAGGAGTGAATAAAGGTAAGAAAGTGTAGAATAATTACAGAGAACTATCCTGAGTTTTGCtgtaaaatgataaagaaaagggCTATTACCTAGAAAAAGGTGTGGGAGCCaggaaagtttattttattttattttattttttatgagacggagtctcactttgtcacccaggctggagtgcagtggcatgatctcggctcactgcaacctccgcctcctgggtccaagcgattctcctgcctcagccttctaagtagctgggattacaggtgcgcaccaacatgcccagctaattttttggtatttttagtagagatggggtttcactatgttggccaggctggtctccaattcctgacttcataatctgtccaccttggcctcccaaagtgctcagattacaggcttaagccaccgcgcccggctgttttttttttttttttaaggtaggcAACATTAAGGCATGTTTTCTGTATGTGGGGATGATCTAGGGTTGAAGGAGAAACTGATGATTCAGGAAAGACAGGGTATAATTTCAAGGAGCAAAGACACAGAAGTGAGAGTGGATGGGATCCAGTGCAAAAATGCAGGAGTTGGCCCTAAGTAGGAATGGAGACTTTTCATCTATTACAGCTGCAGGGAAGGCAGAGAATATGAGTAGAGATTGTGTAGATGGGTTGGTGGATTGTGATGGGAAAATGAAGTAATTCTCACCTGTTTGCATccatttgtatttattatgtCAGTGAAGTATGGGTTGAGGGATGGTATTGCCATGCCTGATACTGTCATCCAGGAAAGTGGATGGTCAGTTAAAGCTACACACAGTCCAGACTCTTAGGTGGCAATGAGGACTCTCCTGAAGAAAAGGATGAATGAAATGAATCCTTGTATCCATGAAGTGTCTGGTGCTGTGCTAGGCACATGACATATTCATTGATGAAAACTGTGGCTTTCTATCTGGATCCCAGAGCTAATGCTCTGGTGACCGTAACAAGAATAGGCTCTAGCCCACTGTGCTACACACAACAGACTCAGGATGCTGTGAGTGACGGTAATTTCTAAGTACTTCTGATTGGTTAGCAAGGAAAGCATTTGCATTTTGTCCCTTCTGATGTAAGTTATCCCTGTTTTCAAGACTGACCAGGGACTGGGTTACAGTGTGTTTCGTGTTAGTTAGTAGAAGAGGGACAGGAGGCAAAGGTAGGGGTCAGTAAGGTGACCTGTCCAAAGTTGGAGCTGAAGGATATCCCTGCCCCAGACTAAaacactgcaccctctgcctccgaAGGGAAACAGAGAGCTTCCCTCCTCTGGAAGCTCAGGGCAGAAAAAGGAACAGCCACAATTTTTCTTTAGATGAAAATATGGCCACCCAGTCCTGGGCCTttgccttccctttcttttccttcttagtTGCTTCTTCTCcagaataaattatttctatttctatttcacttttttttttttttgagacggagtcttgcttggtcgcccaggctggagtgcagtggtgcgatcttggttcgctgcaacctccgtctcccgagttcaagtgattcctctgcctcagcctcccaagtagcaggaattacaggtgcacatcaccatgcccagctaagttttgtatttttagtagatctgAGGTTtcaccaggctagtctcgaactcctgacctcaggtgatctgcccgcctcagcctcccaaagtgctgggattacagctgtgagccaccacacccggctatttctatttcttttaactccttttattttgagtagagacggggttccaccatattggccaggctggtctcgaactcctgacctcaagtgatctgcccaccttggcctcccaaagtgctgggattacaggcatgagccaccgtgcccatccaaCTCCTATTTTTCTAGCCTTTCTGATTCCACCTGCCCTCCTCCATTTCACTGAAGCTGGGGCCTATCTTTGCCTTTTCCTCCCCAGGATCTCCCACAGAATGCTTCCTTCCTGTCCCAACCCTTCCACCAATACCACTAGATGTGAGAGCCCAAAGGGTTTTTTTTAAGATGCCTCTAAATTTCCCACTGATCTTATGCCCCAGTGTCTGAGGTGACCCGACCTAGTCTCTGTGTGGCTGAGAGAGTGTCTCTTTGTGCTGACTGATGAATGGCTGCCCTGCACTGTCCCAGGACCTCAATCCCTGGAGGGTAACAGGAGAAAGCCCACTCCCCTCCTTAGGCTCTGCACCTGCTGCTCTCAGCTTTCTTTGGGGCCACAGGGTGGCTGGGCAGGGAGCTAGCTCACTAAGCCAGAAAAGAGCAGCACCAGGTCAGCAGATCAGGAGTCTCTCTCTGCCTTATCCTCTCTGGACAGAATGGGGCCGCTGAGGGGCTGCCCAGACCCACAGCCTTTCCTCCCCATGACTCCTGCTTTGTCCCCACACATCTCCTATTACCTGCAGGGATTTGGATTCTCAATAGAAAGTGAGCCTGCTGGGATGCTATTTACCTCTGTGAACGAGGGTTTGAACTGTAGAACTTCTGGGCTGGAAAACATCTCACCTGGTTAGCCATCTTCACCCCTGCCTGAAGACACAGCACTGTGCAAACCTTCAGGCCAACATCACTTTCTGAAGGAGACCCTGTGATTTTCCTCGATAATACATCTCAGTGCTTCAAACCACAAAACTCCATTCAGTTCAACAAAAGTGCAAGGAGTGCCTATTTTAGTAttgtttttatgttgttttacatATTATTAAAGTATTTCACTATTTATTTTGGAAAGGTAATACATGCAACATGGTACAACATCACAACTGCTAGAGGGGGAACCATGAAAGTAGGTGCCCCAtccactcaggtccccttccagaAGTACCTGTCATTAGCAATGTCTTGTGTATTTTTCCATAGACATTCCACACAGATACAATTTCACTTAATCTTCACGACAGCCTTCTCAGATGGATATCTTAAATCCCATTTGGCAGATGAGGGAACCATGGCTCAGAGCATGTTGGTAACAGTGGCAATTCCCATCAAAGTGCATGTTAAGTCCAAAGCCCAAACAGTTTCTGCTATAACATGTTCCCAAATCTACCATTTAATCATTTCCTTCCCTTCTACCACAGCCACTCACATCAGCAGGGTTAGCTCCAGAGCCTGGGTGTGCAGGGCCCTGTCCTAGGTGCTGAAGGCTCTGGTAGAGGCAGGGGATTCCTTAGCCCCTACCATCACGGGCTCGTGGATAAGCTGGGAGGCTAGCAAATACCTGAAGTCTAGTAGAGAAAAGGCAGGGAGCCAAACAATTCTGCTGGCCAATGAATTTGTACATGGTACTAAGCAAGCCACTGCCTCTTTCTGACTGTTTCCCTATCTGTCCGACGGAGATAAACTTAACTCTCAGGGCTCTTGTGAGAATCTAGGGATAGTAAATGTATAGGAAAGCATACAATCCCAGAACATAGAAAGGAGTCTACCCAGTGCTATTGATAGCTTCCCCCAGGTGAAGGCCAATGGTCACTAAATGAGGAGGTAAACAGAGTGGTGCAGGCCACCGGGGAGTGACAGGTTGAAACAGGGATGTCATCATCTATGTTCTTTATTTTGGGGATGTCTTCAGCAGGGACAAAGTTGGTCCAATTGCAACCACCAGACACTAGAAGTTAAAGGGGACTACAGTGTGGGGTTGGGCTCAGAAAGAGCAACACACAGGTAAGCCTCTTTCAAAACATTAGTCTTTGGAACCTGGAGAAGTCTGCCTAgattacatctgcaaatactACTCTGGGCAGCTCTCTAGTTCCTGCAGGTCCTTCCCAGGCCCACCTCGCTCTGTTGTGTGCTCCCCCTCTGCAAGTTGGACGATTCACTGCTTTCTCATGAGCCAGTTACTAGCAGCTCAAGGGCCTCTCTACAGGTTCCTTCTGACCAGAACTCTTCCCTTGCCCCTCACTATCCCATCTCCACCCAGCTATCTTTCATCCTTTAGATctcattcctcagagaagcctttctGGGCTCCCCAGTGAAGAGTAAGAGTCCCCATTATTCACACTCCCCAAATGTCTCCTGATTAGCTCATATGGCACTAGTCAGTGTCCATCTTCTCCACCAGACTGTGCACTCCAGAGGACTGGGCACCACACGCACTGGTTCACCTGTGTATACCCCCAAtgcctagcacagagcctggtatGGAAGACACGCTACATTATTATTGAATGAATGGCTGAAGTTACTCAAtcctgccttttgggttcaaacCTTGCCTGTACCTTAGTTTAGCACCTCTCACACTGGGGTAACACCTCTGACTCCAGtatttgttgcttttttaaaacatgattgtCTCATCTGGATCTTCTTCTTTTGCATTCCTGGCACCCAGCCCGTGTCATGGCacgggtggtggtggtggtggggggatcCTGCATATTtcttgctaaatgaatgaattcttGGCAGGAAGCTGCTTTGAACCAGAGGGCATTTCCTTCCAGGCAGTTAATGAGCTGTCTGCCAAGGTGGGCCAAGGAAGGTCCAGGAAATTAGTAACAATATTGGACTGCAGTTGAGGGGGCtggagagaggagaaaagcaAAGATCCTTAGTGCCATCTCTTCTTTGTCATTGTGTGTGGGGCAGGACATGGGCCGTGGTCACTGAAGGGATCCTCCCGAGGGCTCTAAAAGCCCTCTCTAACTGAAGCGGGTTGGGCTCAGGTGACCAACCCCGGCTGCCCCCCCCACTTCCGCCTCCTTGGGAAGGGGGCGGGGCGGGAGAGGAGGAAAGACACTGGGATCTTCGGCCTCTGGGCCTTTTTCCCTAGTATCTTCGTCCCCAAGACCCAAGCCAGAAttgggaggggagggggctgagGCTCAGCCGGgtggcgggggaggggaggggcggggcggcgCGGCCAGCCGGCTGGTGTCCCCTGGTGTCTGGAGCCGAGGCCCCAGGCTCTCGGCCTCCACGAAGCGAGGCAAGCCGGAGCTGTGCGGTGAATGCAAAGAGCCGGGAGAGCTCCCAGCCCGGCGCCGCCGACGGCGTCCTCAGCCACAGCCCAATGAGAAGAGAGCAGATAATTTATTCTCTAATCCCGGTTCGGGTACCCGGCGCTGGCGAGTGGCGGGGGTAGGAGGGGTGGGTCTCCTCTTCCTCCGTCCCCTCCCCCGCCCTTGCGGGCTCCCggccgcacacacacacatttcctgaCAATTAGCGAACACACCTTGGCCGCGCGGCCTCCGGCGGCGGCGCCGCAGCTTTTGTCTCCCGCCCGCCGGGCTGCGAGGTGCGGGCGCTTAGGCGCGAAGTTGCAGCTCCGACGCGCTGCTCCGGAATGCCGGCCGACCGCGGCCGTCGGGGGGGCGCGGAGGGCGGGGTGGGCCGGGCACGCCGGCCCCGGGGCTGGGGGGCtgcaaaagagagaagagagacaaaaGTAAGGCAGCGCTGGCCCCTCTTCCTTTGTTAAAACCCTGAGTGTGTGCGGGCGTGAGCGCGCGCGGGAGTGTCTGTGTGCGCGagggtgtgcatatgtgtgtgtgcatgtgcgcgcatgtgtgtgcgcgcgcgtgtgcaAATGCCTGCATGTGTGTGCGGGTCGGGACCGGCCGGGGGCGGCGGGACCCGAAGGCGCGAGGTGGCTTCACCGGATTGGGAGTTGAATCGCGTCCCGGTCTTTCTAGCTGTGCTCGGAACTCGGGCGTGCGGGCAGGTAGCCGTCCCGCTCTCGCCAGTTCCTCCGAGTACTGAGCTCGGAGTTTGTTCACAGGCTGAACCCGTGCTGGGGGTGTCGCAGCCTGGGCCCGGCCTGCAGGGGTGGGGAAGGAAGAAGCTCCGGCTGAGGGTCTGCCCCTACCGCAGAGGGCGCACGAGGGGGTCTCCCGGCAGCCGCGCGGCGCCCACGCCGCCACAGGGGCCCCTTGAAACCCGGGTAGAAGCTTGTGATAGGCGTTGCGTGCCCGGGAAGGCGCGAGGCTGTGGAGGTGGCTCGTGGGGCCATGGAGGGAGTGGGGGGCGGCGAGATGGAGTCCGTCTAAATGCCAATTCCCTGAAGTTCAGCGTATCGGTTGTCATTTCCTACCTTAATGCATATTTATGCCGCGCCGAAATAGGCTTCATAATTAACTCCTGGAGTCATCCGCAGAGGTTAAAGGGACCCCGAAGATTTGTGCATTGATTGGGTACCTCGGCGggggtgtgtgtgcgcgcgcgtgtgtgcgtgcgcCCCGTGCGAACCCATTgagaagaataattatttttctctactgGAAGCTACAGCAGAGAATCGgacaaggagggaagaaagagattggtgagggggagagagagagaaagagagagagagacacaaaggAAGTGAGTGCAAGAGGAGCCGGCTTAGCATCTAAACTGTGAGTACTGAGAGAAAACAAACAGGCAGAAAGTGCTGCGAGTTGGCGACCCCTTGGCCGGGTTGGGGGCCCGAGTGCGGCTGAGGGGGACTTTCCTCCCCGCCCCGGGCTTGGCTGGGCAAAGAGGGGTCCCTGAGGCATGGGCGGGATGCGGGTTCAGGCACTCACCTGAAAGCTGACCGGCGGCGGGCTGCGTCAACCGCAGCCCTAGGTCGACCAAAGAggaagccccctccccgcccccattgcctttgtttcttttaaaggaTTTTGCCGCTGGTGGGATTGGGGAGTGTGAGAGGGAGCCTTGGCTCCGGAGGTAGCCGATCCTCCTGTCCCCGCTGAGTGAAACCCGCTTGGAGTGCTTCCTCCGTTTCCTTTATACTCCATGGTATGGAGTGGTATGAGGAAGGGGCTGTAAAGGGGATAGGGATCAGGGGTTTGTGACACCTGTGCATATGTTTGTCTGGTACCCTTGGAACAGAGGGCCCCAGGAGACCCCAGTTTGGGGCCTGGGAGAAGCCATGTCTGTGGGCAAAACCACCAACTCCAGTATATGTGGAGGCAAACATGGTCCCAGGCTTAGAGGAGACACCAGCTACTCCCCACACACATCAGAGTCCTTCCTAGCCATTGTGTCTGTGGGGTCTAGGTCTGGCCAGACCTATTGGCCGTAAGCCTGCCTCCCACTGCCTCCCCATCCCTGGGGCCCTTGCGTGCCTAAGAAAGACCGGAGCTGGGAGCCCACCTGGAGGAGGAGCTCGGGCCGGGTGGGGGCCCAGGAAGGCAGCTAGACGAGGATAGCTGCTCCCTTTCCTGAGAAAAGGTCCATAACAGGGTGCCCCAGGGGAACAAGAGCTGGCCAGCCCTGCCAGTACTGAGCTGGTCAGGAGAGGGCGTCTGGGGGCCCAAGGGAGAGCCCTCCCTTCCGACCAACATTCCACAGCCTCCGTTTGCAAGTGCTTGTATACTGCCTGCCTTTCCTCAACCCTCATTAACAAATTCTTCTTTTGGTCTGATTTAATCTttcctgatgattttttttttttacatacctTAATCTGCCAGTGAACAACTTTTCTCAACTTGAGCCTTAAGAAGGGCTAACTTTGGAGGAAAAGTCAGCTCTTTTGAGGCTGGGATGGGAACCCCTGGTCAAAGAGCTCTGAATTGAGGGGAAAGGGATTGTCCTCTAAGAAACCCCCTTCAGGGGTAATTTTGGCGGCTTATGCCCTCCAGGAGGACACAACGGAGGCCTGGGGCTGCAAACAACTTCTATCTCTCAGTCATTCAATGCCAGCTTTCCATTGCCCCACTGGGGCTGCCACAGAGGCAGGAAAAGAGGAtctctctaacacacacacacacacacacacacacactcaacaccAGATAACACTTCCTCCAAGTAGTAATGGGCACTCTCTGAGACTCAGGGCCCCTCCCATTGCCCatacaccaccacccccacccccatcccacgcactccacacacacaaagagaacaTCCAGGAGTCTCAGAGCTGGGGACTACCTGAGGAAGGAGAGACCCTCAACTAGGGAGGATCAAGTTCAGTGTAACCCTGGAAGAGGTGACATGAAGACTGGGTGGCGGGGGAGACCACAGTCCTGCTGACGTGACTGCTCTGAATTGCAGTCATATGCATATGGGCCTGTCTTCCCACTGGACTGCCTGCTGGGCCTCACTGAGTGCTGTCTCCTGGTGCCTAGCACGGTGCCCATCCCACTGTATATGCCCAGTGCATGTTTGATAAATGAGTGGTGTCCCTGAAGCCATTCTCCCCACCCTTCATCTCTGTCTGCCACCTCCTCCAAGAGGTACTCCACAGGGGCTTGGGAGAGCCCCAGCTCCATAGTTCTTTAGGCTGGGGCACCATCACCCCATGGGTGTTGAGGAGGGACATGGAAGaaaaggggtgggggcaggaataATGCTTGGGCAGACACTGAGACATTTCGATATTCATAAATTGCTCAGGTTGAAATGCATGTGAGTTTGCCAATGACccattcttatatttttctttaacagctttattggctGAGAGGCAAAACTGTGGCCTGGGTCCTGGACTTGGGGAGGCTAGATTCTTGTAACACAAGAACCTCCCTGTGTCCTCCCTCCCACAGCCCAAGCTTGGAGCTTAGTGGAGATCAGATGCAGAAGCTGGGGGTACCCAGGCTGCAGAGACTCCCCCAGCTTCTGCCTGTCTTTGCTCTCCTGCCCCTGAGTCTCTTGCTATCTTCATTGCCTGGGACTATTGCCAGGTCTCCCGTCTCTCCCTTCCCTAAGAGCCCAGGGCTGCCAGGCTAGGACCTCCCTCTGTTTGCCTGGGAAGGCTCAGAACTGAGGCTCCTGGAACAACTAGAGAAGGCCCTTGGGGGAAAAACTGTGCTTTCCTGCTGAGTGGAGCAGTGCCCACCCCACTTTACCTCAGGGGGCTGGGGGCTCCCAAGCTGTTAAATGAGAGGGAACCTGAGCTGTCCATCCTTTGGAGTAGAGATGGAACCTGGGAGCAGAGGGGACCGGAGTCATGGGGAAAGGCTACCTAGTGGCCTTTCTCCGTAGCAAGCACACTGCTGATCTAGTGCAGGTCTGGAGGACAATGTATGTGGGAGCCTGCTGGGTCCATCTTCATGAAACTAGCCTTCTCATGCGTTGGTTCTGGGCCAGGGACTGCATCCACAGATCCGTCTCAACCACAACTCCAAATCTGCAGGCTTGTTTGGGGCAGATAGCAGAATCAGATCCCCTGAGGCTCTCTGAAGTTTCAGCAGTGCCTTCCCACCCCTATGTGAGTGGAATTAGATTTCCAGGCTTTGCTGCCCACTCACACCCCATAACCTGTTCCAGCCCAGGGACTCTCTTCCCTGAGGGGACAGGCATAAGGGAGCTTCAACCACACACCAAGCCTGAAATATAGGAGAACTTAGATCTCTTGCTGTTGTTTCCAAGCTTCatcagccattcattcattcattcattcattgaatgtATACCTACACCATTCAGCCAACATCCATAGAATAATGTGAAGTGCTTCTGATTTAGTCTTTTTGGATTGGAGTATATGTGGGGTGGTAAAAGCAAGTGGCTTTTATTTAGTATCTTCCTAATGTACTGGTTCCCTTCCACCATGGGCAAAGACAGGTCTGCTGAGCTCTAAGTCCCTGCAAAGGGTGCATAAGTCTGTGAAAGGCTCTGAGAGGACGAGTCAGCTCCAACGTAGACTCATGAAATTTTGGAGGTGTTGGGACCTTAGGTTTTGTCTGTCTAACTTAATTCCAGATGCAAGGATCCCTTCTACATTAgcttaccatttattgagcagccactgtgtgccaggcagtgagTCTGAGAAGTGGCTGTGCACCCTGTGTTTGATGATCTCTGGTGACAGGGAGCCCACTGGCTCCTGTTGGAACAGTCctacttctttcctttcttggacTGAGCCCAGTTTGCCCCCCTGGCCCTTCCCTCTGTGACTTTCTCTGCTGTGGAGGGGTAATGGTTCACTTTTCTGGCAAAGGAGTTCTCCTTCTGGCTTAGCCTCAACCAGAGCCATCTCCAACCAGTGCCCTGATGTGGGCTGAGGTCCAGGGTGGTGACTGTGTGCCCTTGAAGGAAATGGTAGCACTGGGGGCTCCCTAAAAAGGGAGTTGCTGCAGCCTGCTCCCCAGTAAAACAGGCTTTAGTTTTCATGCTGGACCTGGCTTCTGCAGCTTGCACTAAGATTAAGGGACTTGTTACTACAGAGGAGGGGAGGGCACACCCGCCAGCCAATCAGGCCAGGGACACCTGAGGTCTCTtctccccagccctccctccGCCTCTTCCCCCAGGCCCCCTCATCTCTCCCTGCTGCCTCCGGTTCTGCCTGTGTTTCACCTCTGCCTCCACTTTCTCTTTGTCAGCGTTCTTCTCTTCTGgctctctgctttctctctctcaggcTTCTCCTACCCTCTCCTCTAAGAGCAAAAAATGCCCATCCAGGCAAGTTGTAACCTCCatcaacctcagttttctcatctactaaatgggaatagtaataaatatttgtgttacTGAAAGATTATCATTAAGGGGGACCTAGATGCATGACACAgttttcactaaaaaaaaaaaaaaaaaaaagtttcttttccgcttctctccttttttctcctaTTGAGTTTCTTCTACATTTCCATCTGCTATCACCTCTGTCCTCTTCACAATTTCTCTCAGTGTCTCCGTTCTGTGTTTCTCAGTTCCATCTCCCCCTCACTCCTGTTTTGTCTCCCACCTCCTTTTATTCCCTCTTGGTTACCGCCCCCCGACCACACTCCGAAACTGCCACAGGCGGCAGGGCCCAGGCTGTGCTGACAGcaagggcaggcaggcagggcggGTGGCTGTCTCCACTTCTCATTAGAGGCCCAAGAATGTGTGGAGTCATGAGGGACAATGGGAGCCTGCAGCAGAAAGAATAGGGCCTCTGTTGGGGCAGAAGTTTCCCAAATCCGGCTGAATGGGAGTACCTGAGGACCAGGGAGGGGTGGAAACTCCTGAAGTGGAGAGGAGGCCGCTGGTGGTAGGTGTGGGGGATGGGCAAGGCTCTAGAATTGGCCACCATGGGAATTCTTAGCATCTGTTGGCATTTCTGGGGAGAGCTCAGACCTCAAAGGTGACTGCCTCTCTCCCTGGAGTGGCCAAGGAGGAAAGGgatcctgggggacagagccaggggAAGCTAAAGAGAAAATGTTCCAGTGGCCCTGTGAGGTGGCCCTTATACACAGTGGATATCCCTTGGGCCCCTTGGGCTGCTGGGTCCCAGTTCTCACCACCAACAAGCTGCAGAAAGGTTGTGGTGGCTACAGAGGAGACAGAAATCGTGGGCATGGCCCCAGCTTGAGGAGAGGGAGTCCTCGAGGTTCTCGCCCAGCAGTGGCCTTTCACTGCCCAGGTTCTCGGGATTGGAGGAAGCAGGGTTTTCCTCGGGAAAGGAGGTGAGGCTTGACctgcttcctctttctccatATTCCAAGTGAGGTTCAGTCCGGCCTAAGACATGATGGCTgtccccacctccatccccagcccagtccctctggccCAGACACACCTTAGAGA
This window contains:
- the LOC129040164 gene encoding uncharacterized protein LOC129040164: MKPISARHKYALSPPAPGPACPAHPALRAPPTAAVGRHSGAARRSCNFAPKRPHLAARRAGDKSCGAAAGGRAAKELMENSEKSELLPHHPLSLHCPGTWAQRLLRRDTNCSDMRHPPCSPPFLAGWRTLSTLLF